gttgtattgttttgagcgcaaaacaggtcaaagattatttacaaatcattgttttcagtttcaacataccatcGCAACTTTTTCTGATCCAGGGTTGtaaatagcaataataataataataatctcatcatctctagccgctttatccttctacagggtcgcaggcaagctggagcctatcccagctgactatgggcaaaaggcagggtacaccctggacaagtcgccaggtcatcacagggctgacacatagacacagacaaccattcacactcacattcacacctacgctcaatttagagtcaccagttaacctaacctgcatgtctttgggggaaaccagagcacccagaggaaacctacacggacacggggagaacatgcaaactccacacagaaaggccctcgccggccccggggctcgaacccaggaccttcttgttgtgaggcgacagcgctaaccactacaccaccgtgccgccccaataataataataataataataataataattgtaaccTACAAAGCAAGTAAGGCTACCTGTTCACTCTAATTCTCAAATAGTACTGATTtttacttaaaaaaacaaaaacatttataCACGTCAGTGTGcaatgtaaatattgtaaatcagTGTATTTTTGACTATTAACGCCCAAAAATTACAGTTCTTTCTCTCTGTGTTTATGCACTCAATTTGACCACCAACAGCTTCCTGAACCTACCTGAAGTCGACATGAATCATGTGACCATCAAGCATTTTGGACACCAATTGATGTGactctccctgtgtctgaaatcactcacttgttcactactcactactcgctatatagggaattactatatagaggactatatagtgagctcattggtaaaatgaaaaaacaccttCGGACACGACTCCACCGTGCTTttattaacatcattactgtagcgcaattaaaacgtgccagatcggtcggctggtgggttttcaaaataataaatacatgcatgtatttttgtcataaattcatattatactgagtgtatttcctacattaataaatacagagtactttgtgtctgcagcatctttcagttcttttaagtcaaggctgaatactttcttctttgataagtctttattgtcattgtcactttttcaaaggtacagtgaaattgaaggtgctgttgaatcatgagttatagaaaaaaaataaaaacaaataaagtataaaaataaatagtaaagtatacagaattgcactggtaaaatagtataaacagaatgtaaacagaattgtattgtattggttctgtgtgtacacagattgcactgataagaaaaaaaatacacacacacacacacacacacatatatgccgctgcgttttattaaatcaaatttgaggcgtttgattaattccttgctctgcactgtaacttttatttttatattttatctgtcttattacctccgccaaggaggttatgttttcggtagcgttggtttgtttgtctgttagcaacattacggaaaaagttatgaacggattgctctgaagttttttccagaggtgtgactgggcacaagtaacaatccattacattttggcggtgatccggatcaccttctggatcctggaattttttaaaggattcttggcggaggtctgcactctccgagtgcttttctagtttagctTATTTCTGTTCTCTTgccatttttaattgtacttgaatgtccgttaaTAATGTGTTTCTcttccatccattcaccccaacaccctttttttttcagcacaactgcaatgcatgatgcttggttagtgaccatcagttgtacactacttttcatgatgcattgtgggatactttgagtgcactatatagggtgtaataattctcactatacattcggacagcactacaaaatggtgaactcactatatagtgactaGTGAGTGATTTCTGACACAGAGCCTGTTTCTACATGGCTCTGCTACAAAGGTGCAGTGACCAGCTGCTTCCTCGCCAGGCCTTAAAAATCCTGTGTGACAGGTGCATGCAGTCCAAATTAATCAGCCTGGAGGATTCTGGGCAACTGAGTTTTTCTGAATGACTGCTCTGACAGCGCACCTCTGCTGCCCACTGCTGGCTGTCAGCTGTATAGCATGGCCTCTTACAAAAGTGTTATGGTTTCACTAGTAATAGCTCTACTACTAGTAATAGTAAGAGTAGTAGGaaataatgtctttttttttgtcagtttTACAAACACCAGTTATTCTTTTATTACCACTCTCATTAGCTCTAACACTCTGAACTGTACCTGTGGAATAGAAATGTTTTATGTTAATTAGAAACAAAGCATCAAGCTAAGAACATAAAGACTTAACATTGGAAAATTATTTTAATGGCTATTCTATTTTTACTGAAGTTTTAAACttgtcatatttgtcatatttgctcaggaaattacagtggtgcttgaaagttgtgaaccctttagaattttttatatttctgcataaataggacctaaaacatcatcagatattcacacaagtcctaaaattacataaagagagcccagttaaacaaatgaagcaaaaatattatacttggtcatttatttattgaggaaaatgatccaatattacatatctgtgagtggcaaaagtatgtgaacctctaggattagcagttaatttgaaggtgaaattagagtcaggtgttttccatcaatgggatgacaatcaggtgtgagtgggcaccctgttttatttaaagaacagggatctatcaaagtctgatcttcacaacacatgtttgtggaagtgtatcatggcacgaacaaaggagatttctgaggacctcagaaaaagcgttgttgatgctcatcgggctggaaaaggttacaaaaccatctctaaagagtttagactccaccaatacacagtcagacagattgtgtacaaatggaggaaattcaagaccattgttaccctccccaggagtggacgaccaacaaagatcactccaagagcaaggcgtgtaatagttggcaaggtcacaaaggaccccagggtaacttctaagcaactgaaggcctctctcacattggctaatgttaatgttcatgagtccaccttcaggagaacactgaacagcagtggtgtgcatggcagggttgcaaggagaaagccaatgctctccaaaaagatcattgctgctcatctgcagtttgctaaagatcatgtggacaagccagaaggctattggaaaaatgttttgtggacggatgagaccaaaatagaactttttggttgaaatgagaagtgttatgtttggagaaaggaaaacactgcattccagcataagaaccttatcccatctgtgaaacatggtggtggtagtatcatggtttgggcctgttttgctgcatctgggccaggatggcttgccatcattgatggaacaatgaattctgaattataccagccaattctaaaggaaaatgtcaggacatctgtccatgaactgaatatcaagagaaggtgggttatgcagcaagacaacgaccctaaacacacacgtcattctaccaaagaatggttaaagaagaataaagttaatgttttggaatgaccaagtcaaagtcctgaccttaatccaattgaaatgttgtggaaggacctgaagcgagcagttcatgtgaggaaacccaccaacatcccagagttgaagctgttctgtacagaggaatgggctaaaattcctccaaaccggtgtgcaggactgatcaacagttaccgcaaacgtttagttgcagttattgctgcacaagggggtcacaccagatactgaaaactaaggttcacataattttgccactcacagatatgtaatattggatcattttcctcaataaataaatgaccaactataatatttctgtctcatttgtttaactgggttctctttatctacttttaggacttgtgtgaaaatctgatgatgttttaggtcatatttatgcagaagtatagaaaattctaaagggttcacaaactttcaagcaccactgtaaacattttattcctcaCCTTGTATTGGTCATTAGGGCCAAGTTTGTTCCAGGGTTCAGGGTTATTTTTGCGATCCCACCTGTGGTGCACATTGTGTGGTTAAAAACTTGAAGTTATGAAGCATTATAGACAAAACTAAAATGTACACAATGCAAATCAGATGTCTGAAGTATAATGGAACTATCATGCTAATATTGCTAACAAGTAATGGAAGCTTATGGCCTCCAGTTAAGTATTATGCACAAAATTTGCATGCGTAAATCATCACGAAGCCACTTTCTGCCTCAGCACAGATTTAGGTGTCATACTTATTTGTCAGGTAGGAGGCATGGCCTCCTGATTTGCTCGATGAAATGCTTCATATTGCCTTGTATTTTGAATACAATTTTAATAATGTTTAATACACCGTGACTGGGCTAGTGATGAAACTGAACTAAAACATCAAATTCGATTGTTCATGTCGTGTCAATGCCACAATCAGAGATGGACTCCATTTCCCATGATGCTCCAGTCTACGACTCCAAAAGGACATGCTTTGCTCCTCTGACTTCTGATTGTACGTACCCGATTACAGTCACTACCCATGATAAAAAACTGATTTCAATATTGATAATAGGCATGATATCTAATAAAATTAGATCAAGACGTTTTATCACAATACTGGTATTAGATCGTCATATCACCCAGCACTAGCTATCGTCTTTCATTACTCCATAACTCTATAGAAGCAAGCTTTTGTTTTACTTTTAAAGCACTCACGAGCAGTCCGGGTTCTTGAGGGCCAGTCGGCCGAGATAGAGCACCGACATGGTTGCTCCGCCCCCGATGAATACAAACAGAGGGATCAACTACAACAAAAACagaatgagcatttttttttttgccatattacattacaggcatttagcagacgctcttatccagagcggcaTACAACAAGAGAGTACATGACAGTGCTCCTGAAGCattgggccttgctcaagggcccgatAACCTTCAGATCAGTAACACAGAGCCATAACCGTTAAACCATCACTGCCCCCCTGCCATAATTTATGAAATGATGTAATTACTGAAACATTGTAAAAGGCAATTAAATAGTTCATTTtctctggacttttttttttttaaagaaggatTCCAGTGAGCCTTAAGTGGATATGTGTGTTCATGTAGCCTTTTTTGAACGTTTCTACACCAAAATCATGATGCCAGATCATGTTGATGACCTTGTGTTGATGGGTATAATTTaatttctcaaatctgattggtcagaaggcattGCTTAATGTCCTTAATGGGTTCATTTTCAATAAAAGTTTTGGGGTAAAACAGCACATCTTGAAGCGCTTTATTCCTTAGCAGAGCAAATAGTAGCTGTAACAGCggcttttttattttcattttttaatccACTTTTTTTCTATGATTTGCATGTGCTGTCTCAAATAAGTAATAATCAAAACTGTAACTGTAATCAAACTCAGATGGCTACTGCCTTTTGAGTTTGACCTCCGCATCCTTGcactacctcatctcatctcattatctctagccgctttatcctgttctacagggtcgcaggcaagctggagcctatcccagctgactacgggcgaaaggcggggtacaccctggacaagtcgccaggtcatcacagggctgacacatagacacagacaaccattcacactcacattcacacctacggtcaatttagagtcaccagttaacctaacctgcatgtctttggactgtgggggaaaccggagcacccggaggaaacccacacggccacggggagaacatgcaaactccacacagaaaggccctcgccggccacggggctcgaacccggaccttcttgctgtgaggcaacagcactaaccactacaccaccgtgccgccccgtactaCCTGCCTTTCATAAATATTAATGACAGAATTCTCGATCAGAAATATCTGTAGGCAAGTTAGGGAAGTTTACAGGTCTGAGGCACAATCCCAATCATCGCCCTACTACTTCCATATAGTGTGCTAAGCAGGCTGTGGAAGTTATTATTTCATATAATTAATACATTTAAATACACATTTATACATATACAatgaatacatttaaaaaaaacagcatgTCTTTGTCCTTCACTTTCCTTTTCTTCTGCTGAAACTTTGATTCATGCTTTCATCACATCCCGATTACACTACTGCAACAGCATCCTCTATGGTGCATCATTCAAAGTCCTCAATAAACtccaatacattcagaactctaCTGCACGCCTGCTCACTTACTCCTGCTCCTGTTATCACATCGACCCTGTCCTCCAAAAACTCCACTGGCTGCCTGTACCACaacaaattcaattcaaaattctTCTCTTCACCTCCAAAGCCATTCATAAGCAGGTCCCCTCCTATATCAGTGATCTGCTTCACCATCTTACTCCCTCCAGCACCCGCCATTCTTCTGATGCCAAACCCCTCTCAGGACTAAATACCAGACTTGGGGCGGTGGACCCTTCTCCATTGCTGCCCCTTCCCTCTAGAATTCCTTCCCCAAACACATTCGTCACTGCACCCACCTGTCTAGTTTCAAATCATCTTTAAAAACTCATCTCTTCAGAACTgcatataatccatccatccattatctgtagccgctttatcctgttctacagggtcgcaggcaagctggagcctatcccagctgactacgggcgaaaggcggggtacaccctggacaagtcgccaggtcatcacagggctgacacatagacacagacaaccattcacac
Above is a genomic segment from Neoarius graeffei isolate fNeoGra1 chromosome 14, fNeoGra1.pri, whole genome shotgun sequence containing:
- the LOC132897536 gene encoding cytochrome c oxidase subunit NDUFA4 yields the protein MLKLVVKQLKSHPALIPLFVFIGGGATMSVLYLGRLALKNPDCSWDRKNNPEPWNKLGPNDQYKFFTVNMDYSKLKKDRPDF